GAAGTACCTACGAAGATCATTTTAAGATCTCTCTAAGTTTCTTTATAAGTCTTTTTAATTGTTCTTCCCTATACTCAAACTCTTTTTCACCTTGAGGTCTTGGGTGAAATTCTCCATGTAATCTCTCTGCATTAGTAAACATTATAACTACTTCCCCATCATTATATTTAAATGCTAGATAATCAACAAGAGAAAAATAATCTTGGTAATTTTGTATATCAAATCCTAGTCTCAATGCTACTGCCTTCATTAAGTATGATAATCCTCTCCAATACATTTCTCCAGCATCAACCAAATCCCCTTTATTTTTTAATTCATCACCAACCATTAAGTACTCTTCAGATATCTTAGCCATGTAATTAATTCTCTCTTTTATATCCATATTATTGAGAATAAGCTCTACTACAATATCGGAGGGAGTAAGCCTTCTAGTAATTCCTTGATTTTCTAAGTATTCATAAAGTTTATCTGGGATTACTATTTCTTTCATCATTATTTAATATCTCTTTAAGTTTATTATATACTTCACTAGCTGTGGGTCTCTTCTCTGGATTTACAAGCTCTTTAACTAAATCTTTAAACCGTTGATCTACATCCGGAATTTCAAGCTTCATATAGTACTCCTTATATACTTCTTTTGCCTTCTGCAATATGGGTTTAGGATCTCCACCATTTGAATAAATTATAGATGCTTCATTAAACAACCTAATCAATTCCGGTGGATTAAAATCCTTTCTTGTTAACATTTTATATATAGTGGCTCCCAAAGAATAGATATCCATCGATGGATCTGCTCCTTTTCCTTCAACTATTGCCTCTACTTGATCAACTGAACAATATTCTGGTGTATATTGAGAGAATTTTTCACCTATTTTTCTAGCTGATCCTAAATCACTAATTTTTATTTTTACTTTTTTCTGTGTCAGATTATCTAGGACTTCTTTTCCCGTTTTACCAGGTAAAGAGGAGAATAATATATTTGAAGGCTTAATGTCTAAATGAACAAACCCGGCCTTGTGAATATCTTCTAACGATTTCACTACTTCTAAAGCTATTAATAAAACAATTTTCTCCCATTCATCGGAGTAGTATACGTTATCGTTCTGTATAAGCTCTTTTACACTCTTCCCTTCCATAAATTCCATGACCAAAATTGGTGGTTCATTTAAATAAGCTAAAACATCTCCATCTTTAATTCTTTTTATTGCAGAAACATCAATGATAGCATCAACAAATCTTACAATACTATCAGAACTCAGTGAGAGCTCTCTAAGCTGTGAATATTCGTTTATAAAATCGTAGTAGCTCTCTACTACGTTGGACAAAGGTATTAATATGGGAATTTTTATAGCATACTTTTTATTATCCTTCTCACCAATAAGAACGTATGCGGAACCTCCTTTACCCAGATAATCAATAATTCTGTAACCATGAATTATCCTATTAACCCAAACTTTTGGATCCCAATTATATTTTAGTGATTCCATCCTGAGAACTTCTATTTCCTCCATTAATTTCATCAGCTTAGGTGACGGGGAAATACTTAGTGCTAATCTTCCAATCCTTTCAGCTAATTCAATATCTTTCTCCTTTACTATGCTAAGAAATGATATTATATCTCTTGAAGGTACTTTTTTAAGCTTCTCATAACAATCAGCAATCTTATGTAAATCACAAAGGGAATAATTAATTTTATACGGTATAATTTCTGAGATTTTAACAAGAGCTTCGCAATTTCCTTTATATACTAGTTTTTGACAAAATGAAGTTATATCTCCCCTATATAAAAATAATAAGTTCTTTATCTTTTTTTCATCGTTTAAATTCTCTAAAATAGACTTTTCTATCTCACTATCTGATAATAAGGATGAAGACACAATTGCTGATGAGGAGGAGTACATCAATGAAAAAGGTGGATTAACATATAGAAAGAGAACCGAAATACCAAGAGATACTACAATTACTAACGTGGTTATTATGCTGTATAAAGACTCTCTCTTTAAGTAAGAAACCAATATAACGATAATATCAGCTGGGAGCATAAATTTTGACATACTTGCCATTTCATTTAATGCGAATAATGAAACACCTACTTTTGTTAGAGAAATTGAGTATAAGAAAAAGATTTGAACTAAGAAGAAAGGTATTGCAACAGTGAAGATTAAACTAGGGACTATCTTCTTTTTAATTATAAGTAAAATAGAACCTAAGACTATAAATGAGAAAAAGTAGGATGAAATAGGATGGAGAAAAAAATAGAAAATTAAGGAAAGTGGGAATGGAACAAATTTTAGATAATCAAATTTAATTGAGAATATAGAAAGTAAAGTTATTACTAAAGCGAAAACTAAGAGTTGTATACTTATCTCTTTTAAAAAGAATAATGGTAATAATGCACTACCTACAATTAGTGATAAACCCAGAATAAACGGAGAAGAAGAAATAGAAGTACTTACTGCAAAAGATAATAAGGGAAGAAATGAAGCTTCTATCCCGTTTTCTAGTATGAAATATGATACTACAGCTAAATTGCCTAAGGATAATAATCTGTTAAGCTTATAGTAATCCAC
The sequence above is drawn from the Sulfurisphaera tokodaii str. 7 genome and encodes:
- a CDS encoding PaREP1 family protein, giving the protein MKEIVIPDKLYEYLENQGITRRLTPSDIVVELILNNMDIKERINYMAKISEEYLMVGDELKNKGDLVDAGEMYWRGLSYLMKAVALRLGFDIQNYQDYFSLVDYLAFKYNDGEVVIMFTNAERLHGEFHPRPQGEKEFEYREEQLKRLIKKLREILK
- a CDS encoding serine/threonine-protein kinase, giving the protein MDYYKLNRLLSLGNLAVVSYFILENGIEASFLPLLSFAVSTSISSSPFILGLSLIVGSALLPLFFLKEISIQLLVFALVITLLSIFSIKFDYLKFVPFPLSLIFYFFLHPISSYFFSFIVLGSILLIIKKKIVPSLIFTVAIPFFLVQIFFLYSISLTKVGVSLFALNEMASMSKFMLPADIIVILVSYLKRESLYSIITTLVIVVSLGISVLFLYVNPPFSLMYSSSSAIVSSSLLSDSEIEKSILENLNDEKKIKNLLFLYRGDITSFCQKLVYKGNCEALVKISEIIPYKINYSLCDLHKIADCYEKLKKVPSRDIISFLSIVKEKDIELAERIGRLALSISPSPKLMKLMEEIEVLRMESLKYNWDPKVWVNRIIHGYRIIDYLGKGGSAYVLIGEKDNKKYAIKIPILIPLSNVVESYYDFINEYSQLRELSLSSDSIVRFVDAIIDVSAIKRIKDGDVLAYLNEPPILVMEFMEGKSVKELIQNDNVYYSDEWEKIVLLIALEVVKSLEDIHKAGFVHLDIKPSNILFSSLPGKTGKEVLDNLTQKKVKIKISDLGSARKIGEKFSQYTPEYCSVDQVEAIVEGKGADPSMDIYSLGATIYKMLTRKDFNPPELIRLFNEASIIYSNGGDPKPILQKAKEVYKEYYMKLEIPDVDQRFKDLVKELVNPEKRPTASEVYNKLKEILNNDERNSNPR